In Burkholderia lata, the DNA window GTCGACGGCTCGACGATGACCTTGTGGATCAGTTCCGGGTGCTTTTCGGCAACTTCTTCGATGTCCATGCCGCCTTCGCTCGAACCCATCAGAACGATCTTTTGCGTCACGCGATCGACGACGAGGCTGACATACAGTTCCTGCTTGATGTCGGCGCCTTCTTCGACCATCAGACGGTTGACCTTCTGGCCTTCCGGACCGGTCTGGTGCGTGACGAGCTGCATGCCGAGGATCTGGTTCGCGTATTCGCGAACCTGCTCGATCGACTTCGCCACCTTCACGCCGCCGCCCTTGCCACGGCCACCTGCGTGAATCTGAGCCTTCACGACCCATACCGGGCCGCCGAGCTCTTCTGCCACCTTGACGGCCTCGTCAACCGAGAACGCCGGCTTGCCGCGCGGTACCGCGACTCCGAATTTCCGCAGGATTTCCTTACCCTGGTACTCGTGAATCTTCATGCGTGATTCCCTTCAGTCTGAGAGTTGAATGAAAAGTCGCTTTAGACGCTTCTTCGAATGATTTCCGTTCATTCCTTCGTGCTGCCTTCACCGGGCACGTCCGGCCGGCTCGCGCCATACCAGCGCGGGTAGTACTGCCGCACGACCTCGCCGTCGAACCGCAACGCCCGGCAGCGGCCGAGCTGGAAAGGCGCTTCGTCGTGCACGCCGCCATGATCCGGCCCTTCGCCCCCCTCCTCGCGCACGTTCCACACATCACCGGCGAACGCCTGGATCGCTGCCGTCGGCAGCACGGCGCACAGTTCGGTGAGATGGGAGCAGCCTGCGACGCCGGCGAGCAGCCGGTTCGCGTTGCGGCGGAAATTGCGGAAGAGATTGAGCCCGATAAGGGCCCGATAGGCGGGAGAGGCGGATTGACAGTGACCGGGATAGGGAACCCATTCCGAAGACGCTTCGGCGTCGACGACATTGAGGTCACGATCGATAGTCACGCGCAGCCAGAGTTCGTGGATCGGCAGGCCCTGGGGCCGGATGCCCGACGCAAGCGCGACATCGCGCGGCTTGTGGTCGGTCAGGCAGGCTTCGATGTCCCACAAGCCGTCGCCGCGCTCGTACGCTTCCGCTCGGATTGCGCGTTGATGTCGCAACTGACGGGGCACGGGCTCGGATAGCGGCATGCTGGAGGTTGAGGCCGAAGAGGAAAACCCATGGATTTTAGCATATTGGGTATTTGAGACAGTTTGACGCGACGGCGGGTATTCCCGCCTGTCCGGAAGTGGTTGCATTGCAGCAAAATCGCGCGCCACGCGCGCGATCGGTGCGGTCAGTCGTCGATCAGGAAATCGTCGCCGACCTTCAGCAACTTCACGATGGTCGCACTCGAGAAGCCGCGTGCGGCGAGAAAGCGTGCCTGCTTCGCACGCTCGGCCGGCGTTTGCGGCAGTGCACCGAATTTCTTGCGCCAGACCGCTTGCGCACGCGCCCATTCGGTCTCGCGGAGCTGGGTATTCACTTCCTCGACGAGCGTGTCGCCCACCGCATGACGCTTCAGCTCGCTGACGATGCGCGCGACGCCCACACGCGACGCGCGACGATGCACGAGACTCTCCGCAAAGCGCGCATCGGATAGCCAGCCTTCCTGTTCCAGCGCATCGAGCACGGGGTCGACGGATTCGTCTTCGCCGACGTAAGGCGCGAGCTTGCGCGCGAGTTCGGTGCGGCTGTATTCGCGCCTGGACAGATAGCCGAGCGCGCGGCCTTTCAACGATCGCTGAGGCTTCGACGACTTGCGCTCGGTACCGCCCGGAGCGTCACCTGACGAAGCACTGGAAGAAGCACCCGACGCGCGACGTGTGCGGCGTGGATGCTGGCTGCTGCGCGTATAGACATCTTCCCTCGCCGGCGCCGATGCATCGGCTGCGCGATCGCCCGGGAAGCTGACACCGGAAACACGACGGCGGGAGCGGTCGTGCGCGTCGAACGATTCATCGTCGTCGAACGGATTGTCCGGTGCGGCAATCTCAAACGAAACGAGGGCATCGTCGGATGCCCTCGTCGCGGTGCGGTTCGCGGCATTGCTGCCCGCGCCCCGCCGATCGGCGCTCGAGGATCCGGTTCGCCGGCCGGAGCGGCCCGCCGTTTCGGGCGTGTCGCTCTCCTCCGGCTCGCCAGCCTGACCTCGGCGCCCGACCATCACTCTTCTTCGTCCATCGCCTCGGCTTCGTCCTGGCCTGCACCATCAGGCATGGCGACCACGCCAAGCGATTCGCGAATGCGGTTCTCGATCTCGCGTGCGATTTCCGGATTCTCGCGCAAGAATTCACGCGCGTTGTCCTTGCCCTGGCCGATCTTCTCGCCGTTGTAGCTGTACCAAGCGCCCGCCTTGTCGACGATCTTCGCCTGCACGCCGAGATCGATGATCTCGCCCTGACGCGAAATGCCTTCGCCATACAGGATGTCGAAGATCGCTTCGCGGAACGGCGGCGACACCTTGTTCTTGACGACCTTCACGCGGGTTTCGTTGCCGATCACCTCGTCGTTCTTCTTGATCGAGCCGATCCGGCGAATGTCGAGACGCACCGACGAGTAGAACTTCAGCGCGTTACCGCCCGTCGTGGTTTCCGGGTTGCCGAACATCACGCCGATCTTCATCCGGATCTGGTTGATGAAGATCACCAGGCAGTTCGTGCGCTTGATCGTGCCGGTCAGCTTGCGCAGCGCCTGCGACATCAGGCGGGCCTGCAGGCCCGGCAACGAATCGCCCATCTCGCCTTCGATTTCGGCCTTCGGCACGAGCGCCGCGACCGAGTCGATGACGATCATGTCGATCGAGCCCGAGCGCACCAGCGCGTCGGTGATTTCAAGCGCCTGCTCGCCGGTGTCCGGCTGCGAGATCAGCAGCTCCGGCACGTTCACGCCGAGCTTCGCTGCATATTGAACGTCGAGCGCGTGCTCGGCGTCGATGAACGCTGCGGTGCCGCCGATCTTCTGCAGTTCGGCAATGACCTGCAGCGTGAGCGTGGTTTTACCGGACGATTCCGGACCGTAGATTTCGACCACCCGGCCGCGCGGCAGGCCGCCGACGCCGAGCGCGATATCGAGACCGAGCGAGCCCGTGGACACGACCTGGATGTTCTCGG includes these proteins:
- the recA gene encoding recombinase RecA produces the protein MEDSKKGSGMTAEKSKALAAALAQIEKQFGKGSIMRMGDGEATENIQVVSTGSLGLDIALGVGGLPRGRVVEIYGPESSGKTTLTLQVIAELQKIGGTAAFIDAEHALDVQYAAKLGVNVPELLISQPDTGEQALEITDALVRSGSIDMIVIDSVAALVPKAEIEGEMGDSLPGLQARLMSQALRKLTGTIKRTNCLVIFINQIRMKIGVMFGNPETTTGGNALKFYSSVRLDIRRIGSIKKNDEVIGNETRVKVVKNKVSPPFREAIFDILYGEGISRQGEIIDLGVQAKIVDKAGAWYSYNGEKIGQGKDNAREFLRENPEIAREIENRIRESLGVVAMPDGAGQDEAEAMDEEE
- the recX gene encoding recombination regulator RecX, yielding MVGRRGQAGEPEESDTPETAGRSGRRTGSSSADRRGAGSNAANRTATRASDDALVSFEIAAPDNPFDDDESFDAHDRSRRRVSGVSFPGDRAADASAPAREDVYTRSSQHPRRTRRASGASSSASSGDAPGGTERKSSKPQRSLKGRALGYLSRREYSRTELARKLAPYVGEDESVDPVLDALEQEGWLSDARFAESLVHRRASRVGVARIVSELKRHAVGDTLVEEVNTQLRETEWARAQAVWRKKFGALPQTPAERAKQARFLAARGFSSATIVKLLKVGDDFLIDD
- a CDS encoding DUF2889 domain-containing protein, with protein sequence MPLSEPVPRQLRHQRAIRAEAYERGDGLWDIEACLTDHKPRDVALASGIRPQGLPIHELWLRVTIDRDLNVVDAEASSEWVPYPGHCQSASPAYRALIGLNLFRNFRRNANRLLAGVAGCSHLTELCAVLPTAAIQAFAGDVWNVREEGGEGPDHGGVHDEAPFQLGRCRALRFDGEVVRQYYPRWYGASRPDVPGEGSTKE